The following is a genomic window from Deinococcus arcticus.
TGACCAGCCAAGCCAGCCTCGTTCAGGAGACGCCGACCCATCCGCAGACCGGAGCCGAAAGGCTCAACGGCCACTGATCACGAAGATCGAAACTCCATCAAGCGACATGGCCGAGCGCTCACTCACCACGAAGACCAAGACCCAACCAGACCATCAACGACAAAGCCGGAAGGCGAAACGAAGCGGCGAGACGTCCACTGCCGCTGGGGAGTGGACGTCTCGTCGAACCATCACTGTTCAGCCTGACGACCCAGCCTGAGGTTCGGGAAAGTGGTCTGCCATGGTCGACACCACCTCGGCCACCGCACACACGCCTTCTTTGAGGTTGTCCAACTGGGCCACCTGCGCGTCGAGGGTCCGCTGCATGTCCGAGTGATTTGAGGCCAACGCCCGGTGCAGGTCGGCCGCATGTTGGGTCAGACTTTGGTCCAACGCCGTGGCTCGACCCTCACTCCGCTCGTCCGCCGCACTCAGCTCACGAAGCACTTTGGCGAACCCCTGAGTCTGCAAAAGGCCAAAGCCATCCTGAACGACTTTGCGAAATTCAGTGAGCATGTCCCGCAACTCGCCCATCTCGCGTTCCTGCCGTTCCACTGTTTCGTGGACCATCGCCCGCAGGTCCGCGAGCGCTTCAGTCTGCCGGTTCAACTGATCATAGACATCATCGAGTGACCGGGCCTCGGGGTGTTCCCCGCTAAACCGGTTGGCGAGCGCCGTGTTGAAGCTCGGCTCGGCACCCTCGTGGTAGGCCGAGTAGCAGGTGACGAAGATGTCCCACAGCTCCCGGTCGACCATCAATTGCCGGGCCCGGCCACTGCGCGGAAGGCGGCGACCGAGCACTCGCTTTACATGCTCTTCAAAAATTGTGGCGTTCCGATACGCGTTGCTACGGTGGATGCCGAAGTGTTCAGCGATCAGTGGCGTGAGTGGTTCAAGCGTATTCTTGAACGCTTCGGGCTTGGACATGGCTTCGCATGATAGGCCAAACCCCCGAAAATACCCCCCTCATAAACGCGTTAAGTACACGGAAATTCGGTATGTAACCGTGCGCATCTGGAAATGAGAAATGCGCATTTTTCCTACAGTCCTAAACAGAGAGGTTTTTGCATCGGCAGCGAAATCCGCCGTCTGGGCGCTGGCCGCCAGCCTCGCGCCGAAAAGGGCATGTCAGAAACGCCCCTTCCCGGTTGCGCAGTCTAGCGCAACGCTCTCGCAAACAAATTTTTCCCCCCCAGGCCTGGTGCAGCCGGGCCAACTGGGGACCCGCGGCGCGGCCTGACGGCACGCACCGCAACACCGCGGGTGGGTTCATGGGGGGCTGAACGACACACGCAGCGGGCTGCCTCGGCGCTACGCACTGGCACTGGTGGCCGCCCGGCACTCTGGGTGCAGGCCTGGAAACTCGCCCGGCGACCCGGCGACGCTCGGGTCCCGCTGGTCTCGACGGCGTCTGGACGTCACGGGTTCGGAAGACAGACCGCCCGGTTCAGCTCGGTGTTCACCTGCGGCGCGGCCATGCGGCGCGCACCGCAACACCCCGGCCATGGACGTGACACGACTCGCTTCAGCTCGGCTCCCGCTAGTCTCGACTGAGCCCGGACGGCACGAGTGCAATGGGCATCACTGCCCGGTTCAGCTCGGTGTTCACCTGCGGTGCGGCCATGCGGCACGCACCGCAACACCCCAGACATAGACGTGACGTGACTCGCTTCAGCTCGGGTCACACTGGCCTTGACTGGGCCCGAACGACACGAGTTCGGAAGGCTCTCTGCTCGACTTCGCTCAGGGTTCACCTGCGGCGCGGCCATGCGGCACGCACCGCAACACCCCAGACATGGACTGGAGGACTGTGCACACGACCCACGCCCGACCTACGCCCATCGGCTTGCCGGGCGAACTGACCCGGCCCGTGATGCTCTTGTCCCTGGACCCACGCTCTATCTTTTGCCGGATGACCTCTCCCAACCTGTGTTCACGCAGTCACTCGCCTGGAATGCGAGCGGCGGGGTCTGCGACCCGCGCCGCTCGGTGGAGGTGGGTATGCAAGGGACGCGTGTGGTGGTGAGAGAGAGCGGCGACAAGTGGAGGCATGTCGGCAAGGCGTTCCGCCACCGCGGGGGTGGCGGGTGGAACCTGCTACTGGAAGGGGGCATCCCCGACGAGACCCTGGTCGTGCATGACGCCGGTGGCTACCAGCCCGGGACGCAGTTCCGCCTGATGGTCACCCGGCCGTCGGACAACGGGGGAACGGATTGGTTTCAGGTGGGCCGTGCCTGGGTGTCACGCGAAGGCCGGGCGGTGCTCGCGACCCTGGACGTGGTCGTGCCGGCGGGCGAGACGAAGCTGGTCATCCTGCCGAACAAGACGAAGCGGGCCAGAGCATGAACGGGAAACCAGCCGACTTAAACCTGAGTGTGCTGCGCCGTGGCGGTCAGGGCTACGCGCCGCTCGGACTCGGATGGGTGAACCCGGCGGGCGGCTGGCGGGTGCGGTGTTGGGCGCAGCCGGGCGCCGGACGAATTGGGTTGTTCCTGCCGGCGGGCTGTGCGGGTGAGCTGCCGTCACGGGTGACGGTGCATGCGAGCAGCGGTGATCGGATCGGGTCGGGCGCGTTCGTACCTGGCTTGCGGGGGGTGATGGTTCAGGTCAGTGCGTGGCCTCGCCTGGTGGACGGGGGGTGCTGGTTGCTCGTGCGAGTGCCGGGTGACGCCCGGATGATGCCGGTGCCGGTGGGTGGCCGGAGGCCCAGCATGCCTGCGCGGCCGGAGCCACGCGAGGTGTTCGTGGATCAGGCGTTTGGGTAAAGGGGAGGGCGCCGCGCGGCGTTCTCCCTCTTCTTGTTCTTCAAGGACGGCACAGCCCGCGGGGTCTGCCGACCCACGCCGGCTGACTGGTCATGGCATGACCCGACTGAAGATCGCGCTGCCCTTAACCGTGACTGGCTTGTTCGCTTCGCCCCCCGAGGTCGTGAACCGGACTGGTTCGTTCTCCGTGTCGACCGTGCTGACGGATGCCGAGGGCCTGCAGTGGGAGGGCGTGGATGCTGGCGAGTTCCTGTTTGACCTCCGGCCGTACGAGCAGCCGGTTTCGAATCGCGCGCCTGTGCCGCTGGTCACCCCCGAGCTGACGGACCTGCTGCGCCGGATGCTGACGGGAGATCTGAAGGTGCTGACCGAGTTGCGAGGGTACGTGACACGCCACGGCATCCTCAAGGAAGAGCAGGTGCACTAAGGGGCGCCTCACTCCCCGACTCTCCTCTCTTCCGGCGCGGCGGGGTCTGGTGACCCACGCCCGCCGACAGGTCAGGGCATGACGAAGCGCCATGTGCTGGGTGACGAAGAGGTGTCCGCTCTCCTGATGTCGGCGGGCTGGGACGTGCAGGTGAACGGGCGCGTGCTGTGTCCGGTGCATGGCCTGACCCCGAGATTCTCCCCCGACCGGACGAAGGTGCAGCTTGCATTCAACGCCGGAACCCGGACGATCATTGAGGCGGGGCAGCCGCTCGGTCTGCGCCGTCCCCCATCCGTGCAGGTGAAAGGCGTGACCCTGGTGGCGTTCGAGCGACGGGACCTGAGCGACCTGGCCGTCGTGAGGCGAGCGGCAGCGCTGGTCTCGGGGGTCGGCGAACGGCGGGGCGTGCTGGTGGTTCAGGGTGGATTCAAGGACACGGTGGGTGTGCGGGTCGGGGGCCTGACCATGACCGAGAAGCGTGACCAGGGCCGGGGTCCGTTCGTGATCCGGTTGGAGGATGACCCGAAGCCCCGGCCGATGTCCCAGGCTGGCCGGCGCATGCTGATGGGTGTGACGGTGATGCTGAGTGCGGGTCCGCTCGGCTGAGCACTATGCGGTCACTCAACCCACGCCTGAAGGGAGGCACGCCGCAGAGGTAGGAATGCGGGGCCCTCCACTCACTCGACTCACGCCTGAGGAGAGGCACGCCGCAGGGATAGGAATGAACCCTCCACGCACTCGACTCTCTCTTTTTTCCAGGTGACGGTATGACTCTCAGTGAAGCGTTGGGGCCAGCGGGGTGGGACGTTCAGGAGGACGGGCGAGTGCTGTGCCCAGGTTCGGGCGTGCGTCTCTCCCTCACGCGAGGTGGTGAGCGGGGCACGCTGGAGTTACGCTCCGGGTACCGCACCGTGTTCGATGTTCGGCGAGGTGGCCTGCTCTTCCGGCCCGCGGTGCTGGAAGTGGAGGGGCTGACCTTGCGGGCGGTGCTGGCCCGTGACCTGCATGGCGAGCGGGCAGTGACTCAGGCCCTCGAGAGCCTGCGGGTGTTCGGGGCAGCGGCCGGCGTGTTCCTTGCCGGTGGGACGCTGACCGGTGGTGGGTGTACGCGCGTGACGACTCAGGCAGCTGGGTGGACGTGCGTCACTTCCAACGAGAGCAGGCTCGGGCGCAAGAGAAGGCCGAGCGTGAAGCGCGGCGAGCGGCCAGTCGCCGAGGCGAGGCAGCTTCGGATCAATGATCGCTGGGCGGCATCTGGCGCTCGCGGCACTGCTCCTGATTCCCGGAGAGGGCAGCGTAAGGTAAGACGAGGGAGGAAGGCGGTGGCCTGCCGGCACCTGAGAGGGAAGGCGGCGAGGAGCCGTCTTCCTTTTTTCATTGCAGCGAGGAGCCGGGAGGCGAGTGGAACCCGGGACCTTTGTCGCTGGCCTCCCTCGCTTTGCACGTCCACCGCCCGCGGGTCGCAGACCCCGGGCGGTGACCAGAGGGGGGCATGACGAGCAACCTGAGCGCAGACAAGAAGGTCTACCCCATTGACGTGATGAACCAGGAACTGGGCCGCGAGCGGCCGTACGAGGAGATGGCGCTGGTGACCATCCCGGCCTGGGTGGCGATGGAAGCCTTGAAGATGGCGTGGGACGCCGCGCTTGATGCGGGCGGGCCAACCGAGTACCAGGGCCGGATGAGCGCGGTGCGCCACGTGTTGTTCGAGCGGACAAGCGCGGCGCTCGAAGCGGCGGGACTGCCGGGCGAGCCAGGTGAAGTGAACGGTCAGGCCTGCACCGTGCGGCTGTGGCCAGCCGACGCGAACTGGCAGCCGGTGCGCGAGACGCAGGGCCAGGTCCGGCCGGTCCGGTTGGGCGGCACACATCACTACGTGGCGGTGACGATGCAGGGCGGCGGTGAACCGCGCTTCATCGTGGACGGTCAGTGGGCGACCGAAGTGCAGGCGGCGGCCGAGGGCAGCGTGGTCTTCGGTGCGGTGGACCGGCTGCGGGCCATGGCACGCGAGTCCGGCGGCGCCACCTTCCTGCTCGGCAGCCACCTCGAGGCGAGCGGGCAGACCAAGGCGGGCAGTGCTTACCTCGCGTACGCGGTGGTGCCCGCCGGGCTGTGACCCACGTGACCGGAGCGGTGACCGCCGCTCTCCCCTCTTCTGAGCGAGGCAACCTGAATGAAAAAAGCCTGCATGATGATCGCCCTGTGTCCGAGCATCGCGCTAGCGTGCAGCGCTCCGCCCACCCCGCCGCCCGCTCCGGCCAGCGAGCACTTCATCCACCGCCTGGCTCATGCGGTCATGGCTGACGAAGCGACCCACGCCGCGCACTGCCACAGCGACATCGAAGGTCGCTTCGGTCATCCGCTGGCGGGTCAGGCCTTGCTCGCGCATCGCCCCCATGACCGACCAGAAGGTTGGGGTGTTCACCACGTTCGTGAGGGTTTCGCCGTGGCAGGTGGCGACCATGCCCGCCTCTCGGTCGACGGTGGACGCCACTACGTCGGCGTCACCGTGATGGCCAATCTCGTCCACGGCGATGAACATGGGGCTGTGGTTGGCGTACGCTTGGCGGATCAATTTAGGCTGTTCCTTCTTGTCAGATACCAGGATGCGGTGAGTGGGCATGGCCGCCCAGTGGCCGATCTGACCTGAGTCAGTGACCTCGCTGCTGGTGTCCACGACCTTGGTGCCGTAGCGGGCGGCGAGGTGGAGGATGACTTTGCGCACCAGGGTCGTTTTGCCGACTTAATGCGTTTCACTCACTAACCCCGTTTAGGGCTTGAGGCAAGGAACCTCAACCTCTAGGGATATCCAGGGCGGCCAGTCTGCTGGCATGGCGCATCTCGGCCGCTTGATTCCAGGTGCCCAGCCCACTGTGTCATCAGTTCGGCCAGTTCTTCCCGATGAATGGATGCTTCGAACGTTGCGTACTTCGCGGTAATGACGACGTCTCTCCCCTGGGCTGCCAGGGTATACCCGGCAGTGTCGAAGAAGTAACCCCGAGGCGTGGTGCGTGCCGTACGACTGATGTGCCGTGCATCGTCGTCGTCCTGCAAGTCGCCAAACAGGCTGCTGAGATGTGCGAGCAGCGTGCGGTCTATAGAGCCAATTTCTTCGAAGACAGGCTCATTCCCGGCTGTGCGACCAGCTATTTTCATGCCTGAACAGCGTACCAGTTTAAGGTGACATGAGGTTGTGTGCGATGACCGCCAGGACGACGCGAAACCGCAATGAGGTCAGGGTTTTCGTTTGAGCCGAGCGAACCTGAGCCTCTACCAGTTGAGAAAACACGGTTTCGACGCGCTTGCGTAATTTTGGGTGCCGGTCTTGTCGCCACCCGGTGTCATACCGGGTGTTTTTCTTGGGCGGGAAGGTGAAGCCCAGTGCGCAATCCCCTTTGTCTCCGATGACTTTCGGTCCACCGAACTCTGGCCAGCGGCTGTTGAGCTCATAGGCGACAGTTGTGTCATGCAGGTTCGCAGGTCGGATCACGTATTGTATGACCTGCCCACGCGGTGACACCCAGGCATGAAGTTTGAAGCCGAAGAAGTTTCCCTGCGTGCCGAATCCCCACCTCGCCCCGGGAAACGCACAGCGTTTCCCCCGTTTGGGACGACACACCGGGAGCGGCATTGAGTCCACCACGACTTCCGCACACAGCACAGGTGGGCTGACGATGGCTTCAAGCGGTCCGAGAAGGCGTTGCCCCCGAGTGAATGCCTGGGTGTAGCTGGGAAGCTGGGGCCTCTATGCAGGGCGCGAGGGCATGCTGGGCTGACGAATCCTCCCAAATATCGCCCACCGCAGATTATTAAGTTCATATTTGCTCCATAGCGTAAAGAGGCATTATTTAATTGCGTGCTAGACAATAAAAATTAGGACTCGCGCACAGGAGCCACGAGAAGGCCGCTCGAACGCAGCCTGAGGGGTTACAGACGGGTGCAGCACAGGGCTGCCTGTGGAGTGCAGGGGCGATGAGGCGCCATGACTCAAGAGCTCTGAATTCACGCTAATATTGCTTAGTGTTAAATTCAGGTCACTGTGACCCTTGTCCGCACTGGTGACCCCCTCGCCCTGATCCATCTGACTGATCAAGCTCTACGAGTCCGTGCCGTCGAAGCGGCCAGCACCTACGACGCCCCGACCCTGGTGCAGGTCACCCAGGCCTACATGACCAGTGGCAGCCGCAAAGGTGCCCGCACCAGTCCGAAGACCCTGGCAGCCTACAGCCTGGCGGTGAGCGACTTTGTGCCGTGGGCGCAGGATCAGGGGGTCCAACTGCTGCGCCCCGGGCGGCGGGACGGCGGACGCTACGTGGCGCACCTGCAGACGCGGCCGTCACAGGGACGCGGAAAAACGGGCACCCTGTCGGCCTCGACCGTGGCGCAGTACGTGGCCGGCGCCCGGGCGCTGTACCGGGCCCTGCGCTGGGCCGGCGCGACGGAAGCCCAGCCCTTTGAGGATGTCCATGTGCCGCCGGACCCCACGCCAGGTATCGTCAGGAACCCGCCGTATATGCGCGAGATTGATGAGGTGCTCAGCTACTGCGACGCCCGCCTGGCCGCGTTGTTGCTGCTCTGCGCCCACGCGGGCCTGCGCGTCAGTGAAGCCCTGGCCGTGAAGGTCTCTGACATTCAGGGGACGCAGCTGACTGTGCGCGGCAAGGGTGGCAAGGTCCGCCGGGTGCCACTGGGGAAACGGGTTCGCACCGCTCTAGCCGGCCTCCCGCCGATACAAGCCGATGGCCGACTCTTCGACTGGTCCTACCACCAGGCCAAGTACCGGATGAGCCTCGCGTTTCGGGCGGCTGGGCATGGGCAGACCTGGCGCGGCTTTCATGCGGCCAGGAAACACTCAGGGACCCGGCTGTACCGCGTGACCAAGGATTTTACCCGGGTTGGCGCGTTGCTCGGCCACGCGTCCGTAGACACGACCCGGCGGTATGTGGCGATGGAAGAAAACGACGTCCAGCATGAGGTCGAGGACTTCTGAACGTGATTGTGCTGTATGTCCTGGCGTGCCCGTGCATACCGCCGTATCTTGTTCACCATCAAAGGCGACCTTTTTCGGGTCGCCTTTCTCCTTGATTGCAGTCACTCGGGCCTGGGTGGGTCCGTTTGCACAGGCGAGAGAACCGGCTCAAAGTCCAATAGAACGGCCAACAGGTTTGGTGACAGGACCTCTCCAGCGAATGGTAGACCCAGCTGGGCCGCACCACATTTGAAGCACAGGGACAGCTCGTCGGAAGGTCAAGCAGGACCAGCATCCCTTAAGAAGCCCGACCTTACCAGTGCTTAAGGCGCCGCAAAAACTGCAGGCCAGAAACCGGCCTGCAGCAGTGATGAATCTTTTCGGCACCTATTAGGAGCAGCGCTCAGCCCATCTCCATGGCCCTCATGGTGTCAACGGCAGGTCTTCACGCCCACAGGTGAGCGCACTGTCCCTCTCCCTATCACACTGATCAGGCCTGCTGGATTCAGGCGGTCGTAGATCAGAAAGGTGACCTCCTGGCCCAGGCCAAGCACAGTCAGGAACTGCTGGCCTGACGTGTCAGTGAAGAATGACTGCTGCGCCAGCGGGCAGAAACCGGGCGCACTCTCCTTAAAGCGCCGCACCACATCAAGGAGTGCCTCGTCTGTACTGGGTGTTGTCACCGTCCCCTGCACCGTCTGAACTTGGAGGCCGAGGGTAGCGAACGCCGCGCTGAAGCTGCTCAGGACGTTCTGGGTAGCCTGTGGGGAGAGGTCGGTGGTCCGGTCGGGCGACTGCACCGCCGGCGCGCAGGCCGTGAGGGTCAGGGCCACCAGCCACGCGCGGCGTCTCACGGCTTTTTCTCGGGGAAGATCAGACGTGGCGTGACCACGATGACCAGATCGGTATTGCGCTGATCGACCGTGGTCTTTTTGAAGAGCTCGCCGATGATGGGAATATTGCCCAACCCGGGAATCTTCTTGACCCCCATCAGGCCACACGCGGGGCCCAGCGTGGCTGAGTTGTTGGCTCGGCACCACCTGCTGGGTGGCCGGAGTCTATGTCTCCTCTGCGCACAGCCGGCTTGAAGACAGGCCAGCACGCCGGAAGGCCACGTCCTTCATAAACCCGGTGGAAAAGTGCAGCAGTGTCATGTTGCAGGGCCGCATGTAACCCTGCGCCCGGCTGCCAAGCCTGCTGCTGAGGGCCTCGGGCGCAGAGGTGGGCACGGTTCACCCCATCTGGCCTGAGACACTGGGCAACAATGATGCGTGCGCTGGCCGAA
Proteins encoded in this region:
- a CDS encoding tyrosine-type recombinase/integrase; the protein is MTLVRTGDPLALIHLTDQALRVRAVEAASTYDAPTLVQVTQAYMTSGSRKGARTSPKTLAAYSLAVSDFVPWAQDQGVQLLRPGRRDGGRYVAHLQTRPSQGRGKTGTLSASTVAQYVAGARALYRALRWAGATEAQPFEDVHVPPDPTPGIVRNPPYMREIDEVLSYCDARLAALLLLCAHAGLRVSEALAVKVSDIQGTQLTVRGKGGKVRRVPLGKRVRTALAGLPPIQADGRLFDWSYHQAKYRMSLAFRAAGHGQTWRGFHAARKHSGTRLYRVTKDFTRVGALLGHASVDTTRRYVAMEENDVQHEVEDF